The genomic interval ATTTAAAACTCCgcgttggaaaataaattatgacgAAAAACCTTAATATAAATTCGAGAGTTAACTTTGGTTGGAGTTGATAAGATAAGCAAACGACGAGAGGTTAGGGCTTAATATACTTGCTCCCTGTTATCTATCTGTGTGCAGCCGTCCGATTTAGCCTAGAAAACCTTCCGAGGTGATTTTGACTCATCAAACAAATTGCCTCTTCTGATGGCAGACAGGCAGGAACCAAGCCATATCAAATTGGGTCCCTCTCCAGCTTTTATTTCttaaagaggaaaaaaatgcaacatGGAGCACACAGAAGAGGaccaaaaacattttttttaaaaaaacaaagcttgCCCAATTAGTGGTGGGCCATGATATCTTCTCATCATCTTGCAAAAGTGACATCTCGATCTCATCATGGGAGCATTGAACCTTGCACAAGAAACTCTTGTCTCTGCCTACTTTCATTTGCTTGTGAATATGCTCTCTTTGCTTGCAGGGTTCCACCTGCCCAAATAGTgactaatcttttttttataaactcagAATTTTGCCGTTTTCAATTCTTTTAATAGATTCGGTAGGGTTTTGTGACTAGTGTGACAATTACCGGGGAGAGGCCAATCAGTAGTGACCGTGTATTTTACTGTCAAATTGGGCTTGTTCTTAAAAGTATAGCAAGTTGGATGCAATTTGCAGAGATAGGTTAGGCCTGCTGATTTGCGACCTATTGTTGTGTTTTTATTCCCAATTCCTATCAGCGTCGGTGGCATTAAAGCGACACTCAGTTGTCTCGTAGACCACAAACATTGAGACACCGAATAAACTACACCTTGTttatttcctctctttttttgacCTTTTATGCTCGCATTCTAGATCATGTTTGAACCTAtcaaaattagattttttttagaaatcaCTCCTCTAGAAATATCCATTGCAGTATACCTGATCTAGCTCAGATCAGGTATGTGCTTCTTGATGTGGTATGTGCTTCACACTTGAAAAACTGGTGGAGCTTGCAGAAGGCGCACACATTCTGGCGTTTATATAATGCAAAACACAGCGACTACAattattagcacacatcaCACGAGTAATTTGATTATCTTTATAAAGGTAGTACCAAAGGCAACCTGATGCAAAGTTTTATCTCCGACAGCTCCGACACAATGACGATTTGACCTTTGGATTGAGCAAGCAGTATTAGGGTAGAGCCGTAGAGGTATATACGATGTAAACGGATGTAGGGCATAACATACCATGGGAAAAAGAAGCATTTAAGCCCGGTAGTATCCATGGTGCTACAACAAGTATCCAGTGCTACAACTATCCAAGGTCAACGAAGTTCAATAGAACAAATGGCCGACCACCTCAGCAGCAGCCCTTAAGGGGCAGAATGTTAGGATCACATCAGGGATTCTAAATCAGGCCCTGGCGCTGCAGATCAGTGTAGGTCTTCTTGTTATAGATGTTGCCCTCCTGATCTTCGTACTCTTCCTCCAGGTCTGGCCGCCACTTGTTCAGCCCCTGTCGTTGTTGAATTTTCTCCCAGAGTTCTTTTGCCTCCTGAAAACAGAAACACAAGGTGTCAATTACCCCCTCCATTGTCGCATTCATGACGACATTGATCAGGTGGACATTTAGTGATAAACATGTACAAGAACAGCCAGCATGGGAGACTTCGAAAAAGAGAATTAGCATAAGATGATGATTTACCTGGATGGATGTAATTTCATTGAAGTTCTTAGTATTAGGAATTCCAAGACAGCGCATCCCATGCTGGTGGCGCCACTCCTTGAAATGCCGCTCGTAAGCCCTCCGTCCCCAGTAGCTGTGGTTTCCACATATCTCACATTTGAATTCCTAACAAAACATTATAGCAATTAAAATGTTTACAGTACAAAACCATAAGTAAACATCTGGAATTCCTAACACAAAAACATAACAATGCCTGTTCaggatatttttaaaagaggaataaagatatagaaaataaatgagCATGTGAGAATGCAAATACCAATCAGttttgattttagaaaaaaacaatcgtTTTGCATTTTAAATCATTAGTAATATAATAAGCTACAAAGCCTCCTGATttgatattaatattttaaccaGTAACAGCACAAAGATCAATAGAAACTATTGATACATGGCACACACTGAACATGACACCCACTAGTCATCCTACAATgctatattaatttgtagctacCATTGCTCCCAAGCAAAGGTATTGCTAACACTAGCAatctttttttgttcataACAGTATAGTGCCATAAACATATTTGATGACTGTTAGTCTGTACAggaatactatttttttaaaaaaatggcttCTTAGATCACCAGCAAATGAACAGTGTTACTGACACATAGCTGGGACTAACAATAGCCATGAAATGAATATTAGAATAGTCTTAAGATATAAAGAGATGAGATCAGTACCTGACCAAGACCATGGAGCTTATATAGCCAATATGGTATAGGTTTGCCGTCCCAACCCATCGGCAACTTAAGAGGATTGTAGATTTGTTGGTCTTCATCATCACTTTCACTATCAGCTTGTACCTCTTCCTATAGATAGAATATTATAGAGGACAAAAGGTCAGGAGTTTgagtatattattattttatttctgcGAAATGCAgaagaaaagggaggaaaTTTAGAACTGAGTTGCGAactattggaaaaaaaattagaagcaATGCATCATGCATTAAAGCTAAACTCTAACTAAACATATCTGTGCTCCGCATGTTCAGAACTTCAGACATGTATAATCCAACATGACCTTTGGCCTTTATTTGTCGTATAAACATACCAgcggaaaaaaatcatagcaaATTTAATggttcatttatatatgtaaaatctaaaataCCATTTGAGATACTGATAGTCaatgttaaattttactaGGGCATTTTACATTTCAGAAGGGGAAGTTTACTTCTGCCAGGGCATCTTAGTCTCACGAATGATACATGGTTCTAATCATGTATCATGTCAACTACGGAAAGCAGTATCAGTGattcttttttcaaatttcCAGTAGTGCGTCAACTGTATAAAGTAGCATACTGATTATCTATTATACAGTGTGCAATGGCACCAGATGCTCCAAGAGAAGGCCAACAGGCCATATACCCTGCAGACCATACTAGCAAATACcttatataaataagaaataccATCATAGGTTCTATACTCGATGCCTTTTGCAGAtcagaaaacaaaatttaggAGGGCTGCAAGCAAAGTACCTCTTCCCGTTCTGCTTCCATTTCTTCATATGTCAGAGTCAGTTTCTTCTctgcattttcttttgttcgtACAATGACCTGCATAAACAAAACAGGATATAAGTCAAAACATGAGCACAGGTTAACTTTACTACAGACACAAAAATCATGTATTGAAAAGAATAGGGCACAcattaaatataacatatcAGGTTGTCAAACACAGCAATTACATAATGTTAACCTTGCTATGTTCTTGTTATCTTGGTAGCGGAGAATAAACTACAGAGTACTcttaacttatttttcatgGAATTAATATGCTTGTTAATTACTTTGTGCACAAAATTCTAAGGTCTTCATGACTTGCCTAGCAGAACAAGCTTCTTGTGAAAAGTTGATGCTCCTGATGCAAACTCAGGTGCTTTGCTGTTTACCTATTCCCGGCTTAAGTGCCTAGATAACCATTTTTTGCACCTTTTATAGCACTGGACATGCACTCATGCGGTACATCACGCATGAAACATGAAAGTATCATACTACCAGAATTATAACCAATCAAGATGAAAAAGCATCctgaagatctaacttattcAAAGGACCACGTACAGCATGGAGATATTCACATGGACTAATATATCTCAGCACGTTACGTTTATCAAAGCCAGAGAAGGCATACAAGTCATCAGATCATGTAGCTATACAAGTGCATATGAAAGAAAAGACAAAGCCACACAGGGAGCAACGAAAACTCGGACAGCTGACCTCATCTAGTAGCTCACAAAGGCGCCTCGTCTTTACTTCCATTAAAGCAATTTCCTTCTTCAAATTATCCTTTAAAGTGCTACCATTAGAAGTTGCATTGGAGGCAGAACTGTGTGAACCTTTAGCAAAATGCTTACGATCCAACTGTTCCAAGGGTGTGTGCTGCGAGATATAATTATCCACAAGTTCAGAATGTCTGGTAAATCATCATAAAAAACCAGCTGAATACCCAGGTGTAATAGTATTATATAATTACCTTCAACAAGAAAAGACGCTCAGCACGTTGTTGAACTGTACCACCACTTTTTAATCCACGGGCAGCTAAAGCctgagaaaaacaaaaaacaaccAATAGAAGTTGCGAAGGCCCAACAAAGGTTGAGTAATACGGCAGGGTAcaggaaaaaaagaacttttggCAATAACAGCATAATGCAAGTCAATAAGCTATACCTCTTTCAACTTTTCTGGGCCAAGCTCAACAAGCTCTTCAACAGTGGTATAATAATCAAGGTCTATTACAGACTCTTGTGCAGATTCTTTCTCTGGGTCCTTGTTTTCCCATCCAGGCACTTCACCATTGGTCCATTGTTCTTCAAACTCGTTTTCCAACTGAACAAAGTGTAAATACCATTTGCTTGTTAGGTTACTTTTGTATTGTTATTATGTGAAATGCTTAACTTATATAGGAATGAAGTATTTACATGAACATAAAGGTATCGTGGCCAAAAATATTTCTGAGATCTTAAATAAAATGTACCATCATCACATAAAAGCATGTAGgataacaaagtaaaaaaaaagatactcAAAACTAAAGTTAAGGTAGTAAGGCACCTTTGCAAAAATCTTCTCAATGTCTTGCAATGGTTCTGTGCGATAGAGAAATGATGTCAGATACTCCAAAATATGCTCCAAGTATTCTCTGTATTGCCTGCCATCCAAAACAATGCACAAcacatgaaataaatattaggcAGGATAAAGAAACTTTGATTAGTTATGCAAATACTTGAGCACATATATTCCTATGAAGCTACTATGATTCCAATAGTCCATGTAAGGACCTTTCGCCCCTCAATTACCACAAAAAAAGGAGAATGGAAACAGATCTAAGCTGCATGGCATGCGAGAACTTGGTGTGATTTAAAATTCAAGTCATAAGACATGTTTTTGGTCTTAACAAAAATGAATACAGCATACCTGGAGGTTTTAAGACTTTGTGTGATCTTCTCCACATGAGAAAAGGTGCCAACATATGCCGAGTATTCCATTGGAGTTCCAAACTTGGAATTTATGAACTCATTGTACAGCTCATGCAAGTCCAGATACCGGCCAAAAGCTTcctattaaataatataaccaAACCATTAGCATATTTGAACGCAAGTATGATAAAATAGTATGTGGCATTAACACCACCAACAGTAGTGGACACGATGTGGTTCTGGTTAGATTAGAAGTAAATTGTTCTCATGGAATACACAAGTCAATCTAAACAGGAACAGCAGAATGTTTCGTGAGCTAAGGTTCTTGCTCCATCATAGTATCATTGCCTAAACCTTACCATGTATACCACCAAGATCCTACAAGAGGAATCAAATATTCCTGCAGAAATTAAAATACACGTATCACAATGGAGATACCTTCGAGATCAAGACTACTGCAGTTAAAAGGTGGGGAAAGGTGCTGACGGACTTCACAAACACAAGGACTCTATCAATAGCTGAAATAACTTCAAACTGTATACATATACTACCAAGGACAGAAACACGCCTATGTAACAGATTTACCTAATTCTGTTGAAAgaattatatatgaatatgacATGCATGCCCCCAAACATTTCTAAATGTTCAAATAGCAAATTGCTTTATTGAATGTGTACAGGGCATACTAGTCAACATAACTGTGCACAGGTAATGAGATACTCAGTTTAACCATGGCATATATACACCAGTGCAAAGGTAAATCAAGTCAGGAttacagagaaaaaaatgctacAAGTTAAATACCTCTCCAGTGAATTCAATGGCCGGCTCTTCCTTTAGTAGCTCTTCAAAATCATCAGTTGCACTAACAAAACGGGCGGAAGGATTGCGCCTGTGGTAATCACGGATCTGCAAGCATGAAACAGTAAACATAACATAATTAGAAGCTAGATAGGAACATATGCACCAAGAATAGCCCGAAACATAGTTTTAGTTTGCATGGCATATGTTTACCACAGAGGATGATGGTTACACGGAAACAATTGGGAGATGGTGTAGGGCCAACAAGGGGAAGTACAGTTTCATAAAGATCACTTTTTGAGAGCAAAAACTTGCTCCTCTCATTCTTTTGCTTGTTGGATTCGCATGTTTCAAGAACATAATTTAGCGTGTGAAATCATTCAGTTATCAGTTATCTAGAATTGGCACACAAAACAGAATAGCACTAAAAGAGAAAACACACGATGCTATTTTAGCATATGAACTGCACCAACCAGTGCTCCATAAGCGTTTTATCATTTTTCAGCTGCCCTGATGCCAAGGAATGCCCCAACGTATATGTATTTATGTGAAATAGTCAGTCAAACTAGAATAAATCGTTACCTCTTTGAGCCTATCATAAAACTTGGGGAAGATTTCAGCTTGCACTGGGGAGCTAAGATGATTGGAGATCTCATCTTTCCTAGCATTATCCTTGTCCTCGTAGATTTCCACCTAAGTAAAATGAAGTCACAttagcaaaagcaaaacataacctaataaaaattattgattCTTGTCATTATTTATCCATCACAttagcaaaagcaaaacataatacataaaaataattgattattattattatttattccaTAATCAGACGGTCAAACGATAGAAGCTGAGGCAAGAGAAACCACGGAAGAATCTATGATTACTTCCGCTTGCAAAATATTTGGCAAATCTCCGACCAATTACTGCGTGTAAGCATGACCAGACTAACGGAAGGAGAATAATATCTTAGAGCAACTCCACACCGTCCACCAAGCAGCCCCAATTCAGAATATACGGCAACGATATAGAACAAGACAGAATCTAACCAACGGGTATATACACTTATATGCGAAATCGTCAACACTAACTACACATGGCTTACGCGCGAACCTAAATCTACATCCATGACTCTACCGGGAAACCTTAAGTCATATGGTGGGGCGCGCcgcccggggggggggggggggttctgCTTACGAGTTTGCCGGAGGTGGAGATGACGAGGTCGAGCATGTGGCGCACGCGGTGGGACTGGTAGAGGCGGTCGCGCGCGTTGGCGGGCTCCCGCTGCAGCTCCCGCACCGCCAGCCGCTCCAGCCTCTCCATGTCCTCGTGCTTCGCCCGCGTCGCCTCCAGCACCGTCGACGCCatcgcctctcctctctctctctctccttggtCTCTCCCTCCGGTGCTGCCCCgacgcccgcggcggcggcggcggcggaggagggaggggggggggagcgcgcgccgccgctagggttttggggattttttttttctctttttggtTCGCGCTCAGTGGCGgtagggagggaggaaggagaaacCGCGCTCGGTGGGGCGCGGGTTAAGGGGAGAGTGCGACGCGGCTTGCACGCTCGCCTGCGTGATCCGACTTGATCCGGTCCACGTGGTGGCTTTCTATTGGCCTTTAGTCGGACGGTTTGTTTCGGATGAATCATGCCCGAATTTAGTTCTGTCTGAGGCCCCGTTTAGTCaaggaaaatgaaaatttttggtttcTCACGTTTGCCTGGATACAGAAacgaatttttggatacaaataaaaaataaattttacaactCGTCTGAAAACGTgaggcgaatcttttgagtctaactAATATGTCATTAGCATACGTGGGTATCGTaatacttatgactaattagggattgattaggcttaaaaaatttctctTGCGATTTTCTCtctaactgtacaattagtttttttgtttcatctatatttaatattctttTTATGTGTCCAaggatttgatgtgatgtttttaagaaaaaaattggaaactaaacgaggGCTGAGATTATCTCAACGGTAGGGTTTAAAGTATGGTCTGTTTTTCTGATAGATATTTGAGGGTTGAGGCTATATATTAGTGATTAGCTTAGCTAACatttaaaatgttattttcttcatttttaaattgtatgaCTTTATAgcatgtctagatttatattaacgctaatgaatctataaaTTACATGTATTTATTAATGGGTGGATTTAAACAAGACTATAAAAACTTAccatatgaaacggatgggGTACTTTAAAAAGGTGGGATGAAGAATTATTATATAGAATCTTTTTACACAATACGCATCACACATCATTTAGGAGTTTGGGATCCGTGTTGTGGTGTGTAGGGGAGGGGATCGTTCGAGCAGTCATTGCTAGTATGTCGTGGTCGGTAGTAGCCACCGCTTCTTCTTCGATGCAGTTGTCGCCTGCCGgtgttctcttcttcttctacttGGCGATGTTGGTACGGGGTGGCGGCACATTAATGGGCAAAGGTGCGTGTGCAAGAGGGACAATATGCTTATGCAAGGGAGCGGCGTGCGTAGGCAGGTGTACCAGTGGCGTGTGTGCGTGATATTTCAAGTCAGAATGTTTGAGATTAAACCAACCCTAAAGCTAAATAGCACCTATGTCATCTTTAACGAGCCATAGgtatggcccgtcacggatgacacGTTCATGACAACACTAGTTTATGGCCTTCGTGGATGACTCGTGTTATCTTTAACGAGTCGTAGTTATGGCTTGTCACGGATGACACTCATCCGTGACGGACACTAGTTCTGGCCTTTCATGAATGACTTATGTCATCTTTGACGGGTCGTGTTCTATGGCCCGTTAGGGATGACACTCCCCCAACGAGCTTTGATTTTGACTCTCTACAGATGAGTCGTGTCGAATATAGATCTGGATCCCACACAAATTATATGTCATAGGTAATGGGTCAAACCGAATAGTCTACAATGGGTCTTATTTTGGCCCGTCACATATGAGTGAATGCGTGGCGGATTATTGGGTTCTATCGTAGATAGCCTGGCAATTTTGCTTGATTTTGTAGAAGTGTATGGGATAGTTACCTGAAGAAGCTAGTAAATATGTCaattagagcatccccaacaactcattcattccatcctagaaatagagaatgaagagtagctaagctccaacagaacatctatctcatcatctatttttagatgccatccatattaggagaccTCTCTCTAattctccaaatagatatagaagatgtcatatatagatgatctgctagagtacaaaaggatatgaaggatgaaagtgttttagatactcatccaaatgaaaatatggatgactaaatttagatgagctgttgggaatTCTTGTCTTCTATGTGTCTTGCCATTTCTTTCATCGCTATCATGCCATTATTATAAGATCCTTAAAGCAAGGACCATCGAAAAACATACATGAAGATGACAAAATTATGTTCTTGTTTTCCAATGTACTCGTCAAAATACTGAGTAGCCGTGTCAAAACGATGCCtatttacaatataaatattttcataatctGCCAAATGGGAGAAAAACAGTAGAGAGTCTGGAACAAAATCTAGCACACCACACTCCTACCTTCGCATATCATTTGTCAATAATTTTCTGCATACATTTTTTCCCATTTTATTTAGAATACCATAGCTCCGAGACACCAGGCTCGTTCCAAAAAACACGTGAAGAAGCCTATAAATGTGTCACACCTATCAGTTGAAGCTTTTAAGGGGATGTTTTGATCCggggatattttttattccctTATCACACCAGATGTTTGAAcgctaattagaagtattaaatatagactaataacaaaactaattacatagataAAGgatatttcattagacaaatattttaagcctaattagtccataaatagcaaatatttactgtagcatcacattcgttaatcatggactaattaggctcaatagattcgtctcgcgaaataatCCAGAATATGGAGTGGGTTTTTTTagtagtctatatttaatacttctaatcagtatccaaacattcgatacgacaggacttaaaaaagttagagaaaaacaaatcgGGTCTAAAAGAATGGTACTACTACCACCAATCTGCCATGCTCATGCTAGGCTGCCATTCATTTTGATGAATCTTGTTTAGTGCAGACATTATTGGCTGCCATTCTAGCAAAGAAACAACTGACATATGATATATCCCCACAACAATTATTACTCCGACCAGCAGCGATAACCCATAACGAAAGGTCACATGGATAAAAAGAACAGCAGCTGCTGCACGCTGCAGCGTTTTGCAGGCGGCATacgaggttttttttttatcgctaGATGTATCAATTAATGCGGCGTGTGTGAACGGAAACTAGCTGCTGATATGAACGATGTTAATAAAACATTCGTATTGTATATACAATTACACCTAtaacttttttctaattatacttataagctagcatttaaatttttaaccttaattttaaagtaagttttgatttttagatcgttacTCTCTGTGTTGCATAAATCCtctgtaaaataatttagttaATCCCATCCTTCCATTACATATTTTAGGTAGGTTGAATGATCAAGATCTTTTCCTTTTATGTAATAAATTTGAGAATTTCTAGAATtttcaattaatttttaagaatttcTAGAGCTGACATTAACATGGATTGCCGATTAGTGtaggtataaatataaatatatataatatataatataaagatcTAGCGTGGTATAACCGGTTTGAATACTTTAGATCGGTTACGGATgtacagtttatttttcagccataTATAAAACCGGAGAGTAAATAATGGCATAAGACATTGGACCGAACCGGCCACTTTTGCCCAGTACTGACCTAAGATATTTCCAAAAttgaactttaaatatgagCTTTCATCTAAACACTTAAATTTATGTATCCTTTGATTGCTCCATAATGGAACTTCCATACAAGTGACGAGTAAACAACGGTAGCAAATACGTGTAGTGTACGTCTACGTACGTAGCAGGGCCAGCGACCTCGATACGCTGCTGATACACATAGTACGTGAGATCGTATGCAAGTTGGCAAGTCAatgggtaaaaaaaaatcgaactaAACAATGGGATCCGATCAGACCGAACATAATACTACAGGTCAGCACTAAgtactactctctccgttcaTGACATAAcgtaaatatttgactttgtTTATGGTAATGTTCGAcgatttgtcttatttaaaagtatagaaatattatttattttgtttgtgacttattttattataaaataatttcaaatgtaattttttttatagttgtactaattttttgaataagacaatgatcaaacgttgcaaaaaaaatcaaacattatgaaacggaggtagtaccttAAACCTACAGTAATCTGTTGTTTAATCGGTTAATTATGCATGTGGCCCTAAACCAACGCGCATGGCCTCGTCAAAATAATGTGGAGATGCTTCAcgtttataatataaatctaCTCGAGCTGCTGCTCCCAGTGTTCATCTGTTCATGCACTgtttctctttaaaatatagcaaatccctaaaatataagtgtttGTACTGCAGTGCTTGCTAATGtgccatttgttttttaaatttgttcttCCTTCGCCCTTTTTGAGTAAAAAACAGGTGAACGACGGTCGTGTTGTCTGATGATCTGCTCTGCCCCGTGTTTTCGGAGCGGAAAATGTAAATTATTCTCCAGCTAAATTATTGATTGACCTTACACCTGTGTATGCTGCTGGA from Oryza brachyantha chromosome 3, ObraRS2, whole genome shotgun sequence carries:
- the LOC102717054 gene encoding splicing factor SF3a60 homolog, producing MASTVLEATRAKHEDMERLERLAVRELQREPANARDRLYQSHRVRHMLDLVISTSGKLVEIYEDKDNARKDEISNHLSSPVQAEIFPKFYDRLKEIRDYHRRNPSARFVSATDDFEELLKEEPAIEFTGEEAFGRYLDLHELYNEFINSKFGTPMEYSAYVGTFSHVEKITQSLKTSRQYREYLEHILEYLTSFLYRTEPLQDIEKIFAKLENEFEEQWTNGEVPGWENKDPEKESAQESVIDLDYYTTVEELVELGPEKLKEALAARGLKSGGTVQQRAERLFLLKHTPLEQLDRKHFAKGSHSSASNATSNGSTLKDNLKKEIALMEVKTRRLCELLDEVIVRTKENAEKKLTLTYEEMEAEREEEEVQADSESDDEDQQIYNPLKLPMGWDGKPIPYWLYKLHGLGQEFKCEICGNHSYWGRRAYERHFKEWRHQHGMRCLGIPNTKNFNEITSIQEAKELWEKIQQRQGLNKWRPDLEEEYEDQEGNIYNKKTYTDLQRQGLI